A single region of the Paracoccus sp. SCSIO 75233 genome encodes:
- a CDS encoding M23 family metallopeptidase, which produces MDPGEGTRDPFCGLASYDGHGGTDIRLRSLADLDRDVAVIASADGRVANIRDGEPDRLITDAATREAVRGKECGNAVLLDHENGLQTIYCHMKQGSVGVRPGDTVRAGDRLGSVGASGLAQFPHVQLSVRRGGAEIDPLTGRELAQGCDASRDVSGSLFADDIRTPLSNNDVQILDFGLSGEPLDYPRLVIDGAPDIPDASSRGLVGWVWVINFKPGDTIRIRITGPDGSVLSESQSAPEARHKAAYSYYMGKQGTPAPGDYRVDVAIVRGGDELLSGSKTVSVSG; this is translated from the coding sequence ATGGATCCGGGTGAGGGAACGCGCGATCCGTTTTGCGGCCTTGCCAGCTATGACGGTCATGGCGGCACCGATATCCGGTTGCGGTCACTTGCCGATCTGGACCGCGATGTCGCGGTGATTGCTTCTGCCGATGGCAGGGTGGCTAATATCCGCGATGGCGAGCCAGACCGGCTGATCACTGATGCTGCCACCCGTGAGGCGGTGCGAGGCAAGGAATGCGGCAATGCCGTCTTGCTGGATCATGAGAACGGGCTGCAGACGATCTATTGCCACATGAAACAGGGCAGTGTCGGCGTGCGGCCCGGCGATACGGTGCGCGCCGGTGATCGGCTTGGATCGGTGGGGGCATCGGGGCTGGCGCAGTTTCCGCATGTACAGCTTTCCGTCCGACGCGGCGGTGCGGAAATCGACCCTCTGACCGGGCGGGAGCTTGCTCAGGGCTGCGACGCATCCCGGGATGTCTCAGGCTCTCTGTTTGCTGACGATATCCGGACGCCCCTGAGCAATAACGACGTGCAGATCCTGGATTTCGGCCTCAGCGGTGAGCCGCTTGATTATCCCAGGCTGGTCATTGACGGGGCACCCGATATCCCCGACGCATCCAGCAGGGGGCTGGTTGGCTGGGTCTGGGTCATCAATTTCAAGCCCGGCGACACGATCCGGATCCGGATTACCGGCCCTGACGGGTCCGTCCTGTCAGAGAGCCAGAGCGCGCCGGAGGCGCGCCACAAGGCCGCCTACAGCTACTACATGGGCAAGCAGGGCACACCGGCGCCCGGCGACTACAGGGTCGATGTCGCGATTGTCCGGGGTGGTGATGAACTTCTGTCCGGGAGCAAGACGGTCAGCGTTTCCGGATAA
- a CDS encoding tyrosine-type recombinase/integrase gives MADATTAVSPLRRRMIDDMTLRNLSPATQRSYLHAVKKFSRYFDCSPDRLGLEDVRAFQVYLVSQGISWPALNQTVCALRFFYGVTLNRAEIPERIAYARTPRKLPTILSADEVVRFLEAVPSLKARAALTTAYAAGLRASEVVSLKVRDIDSDRMLIQVRHGKGAKDRTVMLSPQLLGILRTYWRLAHPKDWLFPGRGDKPIDVQVLHSACRSATKAAGLTKKVSVHTLRHSFATHLLENGVDIRVIQVLLGHANLSTTARYTQVATTTIAKTQSPFDRLSLEVVPPG, from the coding sequence ATGGCTGATGCCACGACTGCGGTAAGTCCGCTGCGCCGCCGTATGATCGACGACATGACGCTTCGCAACCTGTCGCCTGCCACGCAACGATCCTATCTTCACGCCGTTAAGAAGTTCAGCCGGTATTTTGACTGTTCGCCAGATCGACTGGGGCTGGAGGATGTTCGCGCCTTTCAGGTCTACCTTGTATCTCAGGGTATTTCCTGGCCAGCTTTGAACCAGACGGTCTGTGCCTTGCGCTTCTTCTACGGCGTGACGCTGAACCGGGCAGAAATCCCCGAACGGATCGCCTATGCGCGCACGCCACGCAAATTGCCAACGATCTTGAGTGCCGACGAGGTCGTGCGTTTTCTTGAGGCGGTGCCGTCGCTGAAGGCACGCGCGGCACTGACAACGGCCTATGCCGCGGGCCTGCGTGCCTCCGAGGTAGTCAGTTTGAAGGTCAGGGATATCGACAGCGATCGCATGCTGATCCAGGTTCGCCATGGCAAAGGCGCCAAGGACCGGACCGTCATGCTCTCACCGCAGCTTCTCGGCATTTTGCGGACTTACTGGCGCCTGGCGCATCCGAAGGACTGGTTGTTTCCGGGGCGCGGCGACAAGCCGATCGACGTGCAGGTGCTGCATTCCGCCTGCCGGTCCGCGACCAAGGCGGCGGGACTGACCAAGAAGGTCAGCGTCCACACCTTGCGGCACAGCTTCGCCACCCATCTTCTCGAGAACGGTGTCGACATCCGGGTGATCCAGGTGCTGCTCGGACACGCGAACCTGTCGACCACTGCGCGCTACACGCAGGTTGCCACAACAACGATCGCGAAGACGCAAAGCCCGTTCGATCGCCTCAGCCTGGAGGTGGTGCCGCCCGGCTGA